One Manihot esculenta cultivar AM560-2 chromosome 18, M.esculenta_v8, whole genome shotgun sequence genomic window carries:
- the LOC110607157 gene encoding protein-tyrosine-phosphatase PTP1: MAASSASNPSPADVSSSRPPPFVFSSDSPTRISLTPDQRKHCSEALQLFSEKLRTPDQIIQEFARLQATRVTPSQMSRSCKVAFDSVNTSKNRYMDVVPFDQNRVILNPCKDYRPSAKGYINASFITTSSSESVSRFIATQGPLPHTYEDFWEMVIQYHCPVIVMLTRLVDNYKTIKCGDYFQAEDGPRDFGNICLVTKWIRSTDTSLVLRNLEVGYKESEEPPMSVLHVQYPEWPDHGVPKDTLAVREIFKRLYQVPSNLGPVVVHCSAGIGRTGTYCAIHNTIQRILVGDMSALDLANTVTSFRSQRVGMVQTKEQYFFCYKAIVDELEDLISEGNT; encoded by the exons CGCCGGCCGACGTGTCATCCTCTCGCCCTCCACCCTTCGTATTCTCTTCCGATTCCCCGACTAGAATCTCTCTCACTCCCGATCAGCGTAAGCATTGCTCTGAGGCTCTTCAATTATTTTCGGAGAAGCTCCGTACTCCCGATCAAATCATTCAAGAGTTCGCTCGTTTGCAG GCTACTAGGGTAACACCATCTCAGATGTCTAGAAGCTGCAAAGTGGCTTTTGACAGTGTCAACACAAGCAAAAACCGTTATATGGATGTGGTACCTT TTGACCAGAACAGGGTTATTCTTAATCCATGCAAAGACTATAGACCATCTGCTAAGGGATATATAAATGCAAGCTTCATCACG ACTTCTTCATCTGAAAGCGTTTCTCGGTTTATAGCCACGCAGGGTCCACTGCCACACACCTATGAGGATTTCTGGGAGATGGTAATCCAGTATCATTGCCCTGTTATTGTGATGCTTACTCGGCTAGTTGACAATTACAAG ACTATAAAATGTGGAGATTATTTTCAAGCAGAAGATGGTCCTAGAGATTTTGGAAATATATGTCTAGTTACTAAATGGATTCGAAGTACTGATACTTCATTAGTGTTGCGGAACTTGGAGGTGGGCTATAAAGAG TCAGAGGAGCCACCCATGTCTGTTTTGCATGTTCAGTACCCTGAATGGCCTGATCATGGAGTTCCCAAGGACACACTTGCTGTGCGTGAAATCTTCAAAAGACTATACCAAGTGCCATCCAATCTTGGCCCAGTAGTTGTCCACTGCAG CGCAGGTATTGGTAGAACTGGAACCTACTGCGCAATTCACAACACAATCCAGAGAATTCTTGTTGGAGACATGTCTGCTTTAGATCTTGCTAACACTGTAACCAGTTTTAGGTCTCAGAGAGTGGGGATGGTTCAAACTAAG GAGCAATATTTTTTCTGCTATAAAGCTATCGTTGATGAATTAGAGGATCTCATTTCTGAGGGCAACACTTGA